Proteins from a genomic interval of Stenotrophomonas sp. 24(2023):
- a CDS encoding phospholipase D family protein, with protein MATSILTCPNAICGAIKRAIALSPARIAVPFWGWGALKALGLERSQTAGVRILCNLSVGGCNPDVIRDLIKRGFQVRALASLHAKVYLGPTSAVLGSANASADGLGLNKDGSGWNEACTLIDGPDEISQLTAWFDSLWKIAADLSIPEIAQILLEQADRAPPTLRVDPLDLLSAVKENPKAFAMKSLFISLDYEPYSRKVERKVAQLQEELGSGIDAWENWTKMPPAAEILSFYYDLPSDKISFEGIYQSPKDPAGSMDPKTNGILVTQARRALGTYEIGDERAWCRAVKRWQRAVFVNGKAKDDDLLLSLSEFTTKYLP; from the coding sequence ATGGCAACATCGATTCTGACGTGCCCGAATGCCATCTGTGGCGCCATCAAGCGAGCAATTGCCCTGTCACCAGCTCGCATCGCCGTTCCCTTCTGGGGCTGGGGGGCGCTTAAGGCACTTGGGCTGGAGAGAAGCCAAACGGCTGGAGTGCGAATCCTCTGCAACCTGTCTGTAGGCGGCTGCAATCCTGACGTGATCCGTGATCTGATCAAACGTGGCTTCCAGGTGCGTGCACTTGCGTCCCTGCATGCCAAGGTCTACCTGGGTCCCACCTCGGCCGTACTTGGCTCGGCCAACGCGTCAGCCGATGGACTGGGTCTCAACAAGGACGGATCTGGCTGGAACGAGGCCTGTACGTTGATCGACGGCCCTGATGAGATCAGTCAGCTGACTGCCTGGTTTGACTCGCTCTGGAAGATAGCAGCAGACCTCTCTATCCCAGAGATTGCTCAGATCCTGCTCGAGCAAGCTGACCGGGCACCGCCTACGCTTCGTGTGGACCCACTCGACCTGCTCAGCGCGGTGAAGGAGAACCCCAAAGCATTCGCGATGAAGAGCCTGTTCATCAGTCTCGACTATGAACCCTACAGCAGAAAGGTTGAAAGGAAGGTAGCGCAGCTCCAAGAAGAACTAGGGAGCGGCATCGATGCCTGGGAGAACTGGACGAAGATGCCCCCGGCCGCAGAGATACTCTCGTTCTACTACGACCTTCCCTCAGACAAGATCTCTTTCGAAGGGATCTATCAGAGCCCTAAGGATCCGGCGGGATCGATGGACCCCAAGACGAATGGCATCTTGGTAACTCAGGCTAGACGGGCCCTCGGGACATACGAAATTGGTGACGAAAGGGCTTGGTGCAGGGCCGTCAAGCGTTGGCAGAGAGCCGTTTTCGTCAATGGGAAAGCAAAGGACGATGACCTCCTTCTGTCTCTCTCTGAGTTCACCACGAAGTATCTGCCATGA